One Candidatus Woesearchaeota archaeon genomic region harbors:
- a CDS encoding transcription initiation factor IIB, which produces MSFVKKCPECGGINLFWNKEKGEIICRDCGLVVEDKMVDFTQEWREFDSEAAAKKRRTGAPISYTHYDQGLGTDVGRKEDLYQLGGKTKNKFFRLRKWQQRISTAIERNLKLALSELKRVSSYLKLPGSVEEEASRIYTLAVQKGLVRGRSMESVVAGALYAACRRHDVPRTLDELSEASGIEKKEIGRTYRFITRELGIKILPSNPADYIARFASALKLTAETQSRSIEIIEEAQDVELTSGRGPTGIAAAALYVAALINGEKRTQREVADVAGVTEVTIRNRYKELLSRLELEKEIKKVKKKKAI; this is translated from the coding sequence ATGAGCTTTGTCAAAAAATGCCCGGAATGCGGCGGCATCAACCTCTTCTGGAACAAAGAAAAAGGAGAAATCATCTGCCGAGACTGCGGCCTCGTCGTCGAAGACAAAATGGTCGACTTCACCCAAGAATGGAGAGAATTCGACTCTGAAGCTGCAGCAAAGAAACGAAGAACAGGAGCGCCCATCAGCTACACGCACTACGACCAAGGCCTCGGCACCGACGTAGGCAGAAAAGAAGACCTCTACCAACTCGGAGGCAAAACCAAGAACAAATTCTTCCGCCTCCGCAAATGGCAGCAGCGCATTAGCACGGCCATTGAACGAAACCTCAAACTCGCCCTCTCGGAACTAAAACGCGTTTCGAGCTACCTCAAACTACCCGGCTCGGTAGAGGAAGAAGCATCCCGCATCTACACCCTCGCAGTCCAAAAAGGACTCGTCCGCGGCAGAAGCATGGAGTCAGTCGTCGCCGGCGCGCTCTACGCCGCCTGCAGACGCCACGACGTCCCAAGAACCCTTGACGAACTCAGCGAAGCGTCAGGCATAGAGAAAAAAGAAATAGGAAGAACGTACCGGTTCATAACACGAGAACTCGGCATTAAAATCCTTCCAAGCAACCCTGCAGACTACATCGCCCGCTTTGCCAGCGCCCTGAAACTCACCGCCGAGACACAGAGCAGAAGCATTGAAATCATAGAAGAGGCGCAAGATGTCGAACTCACCTCAGGACGAGGACCCACCGGCATCGCCGCGGCGGCGCTCTACGTAGCCGCACTTATCAACGGCGAAAAAAGAACTCAGCGCGAAGTGGCCGACGTGGCCGGCGTAACGGAAGTAACCATCCGCAACCGCTACAAAGAACTCCTCTCGCGCCTTGAATTAGAAAAAGAAATAAAAAAAGTCAAGAAGAAAAAAGCAATCTGA
- the tpiA gene encoding triose-phosphate isomerase: MNTTTKPAHRTKPPSAKQKKNAPPIVIINFKTYPLATGEQAVRLARLCQRVARNYFVDLRLAVQATDIAKVAREVTLPIYAQHVDPFKQGSHTGWITPESVKAAGARGTLLNHSEHRLGIDVLEETIHRAKEAGLFVVACANSPDVAAAIDALNPDCIALEPPELIGGEVSVSQAKPEIITEAVHKVINHTNCEQLLVGAGVKSAEDVTTALSLGAQGVLIASHIANNPDPGRVLEELLEPYKK, translated from the coding sequence ATGAACACCACAACCAAACCAGCTCACAGAACAAAACCTCCCAGCGCCAAGCAAAAGAAGAACGCGCCTCCCATCGTCATCATTAACTTTAAAACATACCCCCTCGCAACAGGGGAGCAAGCCGTTAGGCTGGCTCGACTCTGCCAGCGAGTTGCCCGAAACTACTTCGTCGACCTGCGTTTGGCAGTCCAAGCAACAGACATAGCCAAAGTCGCGCGCGAAGTAACCCTCCCCATCTACGCCCAGCACGTTGATCCATTCAAACAAGGAAGCCACACAGGATGGATAACACCAGAATCCGTCAAAGCAGCAGGGGCGAGAGGAACCCTCCTCAACCACTCAGAGCACCGGCTTGGCATAGACGTTCTAGAGGAAACAATCCACCGCGCAAAAGAAGCAGGACTCTTTGTCGTTGCCTGCGCGAACTCCCCCGACGTTGCAGCAGCAATAGACGCCCTCAACCCGGACTGCATAGCGCTCGAACCACCCGAACTCATCGGAGGAGAAGTCTCTGTCAGCCAAGCCAAACCAGAAATCATCACAGAAGCCGTACACAAAGTCATCAACCACACCAACTGCGAACAACTCCTCGTAGGCGCCGGCGTTAAATCAGCCGAGGACGTCACCACTGCACTCAGCCTCGGCGCACAAGGCGTGCTCATCGCAAGCCACATCGCCAACAACCCAGATCCCGGCCGCGTCCTCGAAGAACTCCTTGAACCTTACAAAAAATAA
- a CDS encoding methyltransferase domain-containing protein → MSSGVYEPREDSFLLRRHIPSYAKGRVLDMGTGSGVLAVEAAKFAKEVVAVDVNPEAVAALQERVAHSLQNVSVVQSDLFSRVKGQFDCILCNPPYLPLERGYEDLALDGGVEGWEWSARFVREAKAFLRPQGSILLVASSRSRPKKLEAVFRHEAFAFQCIDAVTFDFEEVLLYVLRHDAPDALHWGKRSVVFRATRQGRRVAVKRARTPRFRGHLLHEARVLEEVNALGIGPSLLGVGGPPWLENKVVDELALEWIDGVRIGAFLLTHTAKELVPVLRLVFRQLSILDDAGWEKGEMTNPYKHILVRGNVPVLIDFERARKSVRRRNVTQFCQYLCCKGVLPVLQEKGLAVRVGAVREVMRAYAKGSATVEDVLGVFGLKE, encoded by the coding sequence ATGTCATCGGGAGTGTATGAGCCAAGGGAGGACTCTTTTCTCTTGCGCAGGCATATTCCCTCCTATGCGAAGGGTCGCGTGCTGGATATGGGGACGGGCTCGGGCGTCTTGGCTGTTGAGGCTGCAAAGTTCGCCAAGGAGGTCGTCGCTGTTGACGTGAACCCCGAGGCGGTTGCTGCGCTACAAGAACGCGTGGCTCATTCGCTCCAGAACGTTTCCGTTGTGCAGTCGGATCTTTTCTCGAGGGTGAAGGGCCAGTTTGACTGCATCCTTTGCAATCCGCCTTACCTCCCCCTCGAGCGCGGGTATGAAGATCTTGCTTTGGATGGGGGCGTTGAGGGGTGGGAGTGGAGTGCGCGGTTCGTTCGCGAGGCGAAGGCATTTCTTCGACCGCAAGGCAGTATCTTGCTCGTTGCGAGTTCTCGGAGCAGACCGAAAAAACTGGAAGCTGTTTTTCGGCATGAGGCTTTCGCGTTTCAGTGCATAGACGCGGTCACGTTTGATTTCGAAGAGGTTTTGTTATATGTGCTTCGTCATGATGCCCCTGATGCGTTGCATTGGGGGAAGCGCAGTGTGGTGTTTCGTGCTACACGTCAGGGCAGGCGTGTGGCGGTGAAGCGGGCAAGAACCCCTCGCTTTCGTGGGCACCTTTTGCATGAGGCTCGTGTCTTGGAGGAGGTGAATGCGCTGGGGATTGGTCCTTCTCTTCTGGGTGTCGGCGGTCCTCCTTGGCTGGAAAACAAGGTGGTTGATGAGTTGGCGTTGGAGTGGATTGATGGCGTTCGTATTGGTGCCTTCTTGTTGACGCACACGGCCAAGGAGCTTGTTCCGGTTTTGCGCCTTGTGTTCCGTCAGCTTTCCATCCTTGATGATGCTGGTTGGGAGAAGGGCGAGATGACGAACCCGTACAAGCACATCTTGGTTCGTGGAAATGTTCCTGTTCTGATTGATTTTGAGCGTGCTAGAAAATCTGTGAGGAGAAGAAATGTGACGCAGTTCTGCCAGTACCTTTGTTGCAAGGGCGTGCTTCCCGTGTTACAAGAGAAAGGTTTGGCCGTGAGGGTTGGTGCAGTGCGGGAGGTGATGCGGGCTTATGCGAAGGGCTCGGCGACGGTGGAGGATGTTTTGGGGGTTTTTGGCTTGAAGGAGTGA
- a CDS encoding isoleucine--tRNA ligase — protein sequence MRQFWKRIDLLKKLEAQNKGGKAYFLLDGPPYANDAPHIGHIRNTIYKDLYLRFAQLQGKDVLFQPGFDTHGLPIENKVEKKLKLKSKKDVEKIGIRTFMNACRENATMNKDVWMETYELLGSWYAWKEPYLTYDNSYIESAWWGFKQIWEKGLVYEGTRPVHWCPQCQTSLAGYETTDSYKNVSDPSVIVKFKVKGKEDEFLLVYTTTPWTLPANVAIAVHPQKTYVRAKTKEGVLILAKRRLELLDEMGLAYEVLETFPGSELEGVAYEPLLDVPCQRRLADDPKALRVVMSLRLLKQRVASKVGTKKRVASKDLFEDFVTDEEGTGLVHTAPGHGKTDNEVGKHYGLPELSPVDEEGKLTADAAPFNGTFVKDADHDIAEHLHKEKKLLKYERIEHSYPLCWRCKSPLIFRLSRQWFIKIDPLKDAMLSSNDRVCWQPSFAKERFASWVANAEDWNFSRQRFWGIPLPIWKSEDGEEVVVVGSREELEALAKKPLPAHFDLHAASEVVLRSRKTGKELRRTSEIFDVWFDSGVAPFASLGFPFKGKVCFEKHYPVDRVNESQDQIRGWFYSLMFCGMAVFGKAPYKTVSMPGWVLDAKGEKMSKSVGNVVSAKDVLKRLGADPVRFYYCWNVAPYQVERFNEEIITGEVFKFFSIFWNLHELVLGKEREEKVRLPEVKPQALEDEWVLSRLKTVTKLVVEGIEAFELHQAGRALFDFVVNDLSRGYVQFVRERLEHEAQPLSILAACLQRVCVLLAPICPHMSEKVYQDLARVLPAKESVHLERYPAAGPGGDSAVERLFAVGQSVLQAGLACRDEAKRGVRWPCKELVVMSEREEVKSAVETLSPLLQRQLNVKSVVVRNVPLRVSFKPNYRELGKAFGEQTGDVLTLLKKEEAKVVQALEKAGLGIGSAKKEGAERDGPAGSGVLFSLGGFAFRQEFFEIELVPPGGFVLAKMDDGVVLLNVEEDPELEAEGFAREVVRRVQALRKREGLSREHKIVLTVVTSACGELSSWKEYLQKKVGAERLELLDRPPRGFAPLERFAIKGRDVAVSFDRL from the coding sequence ATGCGTCAGTTCTGGAAGCGTATTGATCTTCTTAAGAAGCTCGAGGCGCAGAACAAGGGTGGCAAGGCGTACTTCTTGTTGGATGGGCCTCCTTACGCGAATGACGCGCCGCATATTGGCCACATTAGAAACACGATTTACAAGGATTTGTATTTGCGTTTTGCTCAGTTGCAAGGGAAGGACGTGCTCTTCCAGCCAGGGTTTGACACGCACGGATTGCCTATTGAAAACAAGGTTGAGAAGAAACTGAAGCTCAAAAGCAAGAAGGATGTTGAGAAAATAGGTATTCGGACGTTCATGAACGCGTGCAGGGAAAACGCGACGATGAACAAAGACGTGTGGATGGAAACGTATGAGTTGCTGGGGTCGTGGTATGCGTGGAAGGAGCCGTACTTGACGTATGATAACTCGTACATTGAGTCGGCGTGGTGGGGGTTTAAGCAAATTTGGGAGAAAGGGCTGGTGTATGAGGGAACAAGGCCGGTTCATTGGTGTCCTCAGTGCCAGACGTCTCTTGCAGGGTATGAGACTACCGACAGCTACAAGAATGTTTCTGACCCTTCCGTTATTGTCAAGTTCAAGGTGAAAGGGAAGGAGGATGAGTTTCTCTTAGTGTACACGACAACACCGTGGACGCTGCCTGCCAATGTTGCTATCGCTGTGCATCCACAAAAGACGTATGTGCGGGCCAAGACGAAAGAGGGCGTCCTTATTCTGGCTAAGCGTCGTTTGGAGCTCTTGGACGAGATGGGCTTGGCGTACGAGGTTTTGGAAACGTTTCCCGGTAGCGAGTTGGAGGGCGTTGCGTATGAACCGTTGTTGGATGTTCCTTGTCAGAGGCGCCTCGCAGACGATCCAAAGGCGCTGCGCGTGGTGATGTCTCTTCGCTTGCTCAAGCAGCGTGTCGCTAGCAAGGTAGGAACGAAGAAGCGCGTTGCGAGCAAGGATCTTTTTGAGGATTTCGTTACGGACGAGGAGGGTACTGGGCTTGTTCATACCGCGCCGGGGCATGGAAAGACGGATAATGAAGTTGGGAAGCATTACGGGTTGCCTGAGTTGAGCCCTGTTGACGAGGAGGGGAAGTTAACAGCGGATGCTGCTCCCTTTAACGGAACGTTTGTGAAAGACGCTGATCATGATATTGCTGAGCATTTGCACAAGGAGAAGAAGCTGCTCAAGTACGAGCGCATTGAGCATAGCTATCCTCTTTGTTGGCGTTGTAAGTCTCCTTTGATTTTTCGATTGAGCCGGCAGTGGTTTATCAAAATTGATCCCTTAAAAGACGCGATGCTCTCGTCGAATGATCGTGTTTGCTGGCAGCCGTCGTTTGCTAAGGAGCGGTTCGCGTCGTGGGTTGCCAACGCTGAGGATTGGAATTTTTCCCGTCAAAGGTTTTGGGGGATTCCCCTTCCTATTTGGAAGAGCGAGGACGGTGAAGAAGTGGTTGTGGTGGGTTCTCGCGAGGAGTTGGAGGCCCTTGCAAAAAAGCCGCTCCCTGCTCATTTTGATTTGCATGCGGCAAGCGAAGTGGTGCTTCGCTCGCGGAAGACTGGAAAGGAGTTGCGGCGCACAAGCGAGATTTTTGATGTGTGGTTTGATTCTGGTGTTGCTCCGTTTGCGTCCCTGGGATTTCCGTTCAAGGGGAAAGTGTGTTTTGAGAAGCACTACCCTGTCGACAGAGTGAATGAGTCGCAAGATCAGATTCGCGGGTGGTTCTATTCGCTTATGTTTTGCGGAATGGCTGTCTTTGGCAAGGCGCCGTACAAAACCGTTTCTATGCCCGGGTGGGTTTTGGACGCGAAAGGAGAGAAGATGTCCAAGTCGGTCGGCAATGTTGTTAGTGCAAAGGATGTTTTGAAGCGGTTGGGTGCTGATCCGGTTCGGTTTTATTATTGTTGGAACGTGGCGCCGTATCAGGTTGAGCGTTTTAACGAGGAAATTATTACTGGAGAAGTGTTTAAGTTCTTCTCAATTTTTTGGAACTTGCATGAGCTCGTCTTGGGGAAGGAGCGGGAGGAGAAGGTTCGCCTGCCTGAGGTGAAGCCGCAAGCGCTTGAGGACGAGTGGGTGTTGTCACGGCTCAAGACGGTGACGAAGCTCGTGGTCGAGGGTATTGAGGCGTTTGAGCTTCATCAAGCAGGGAGGGCGTTGTTTGATTTTGTCGTGAACGATTTGAGCAGGGGGTATGTGCAGTTTGTCCGGGAGCGCTTGGAACATGAAGCGCAGCCTTTGAGCATTCTTGCAGCGTGCTTGCAACGCGTTTGCGTTCTCCTCGCGCCGATCTGTCCTCATATGAGTGAGAAAGTGTATCAGGATCTTGCACGAGTGCTCCCTGCAAAGGAGTCTGTTCATTTAGAGCGCTACCCCGCTGCGGGACCGGGGGGGGATAGTGCTGTGGAGCGCTTGTTTGCCGTTGGTCAGAGCGTGTTGCAGGCGGGTTTAGCGTGTCGCGACGAGGCGAAGAGGGGTGTTCGCTGGCCGTGCAAAGAGCTTGTCGTAATGTCCGAGCGCGAAGAGGTGAAGTCAGCTGTTGAGACGCTCTCGCCCCTTTTGCAACGGCAGTTGAATGTGAAGTCTGTTGTGGTGCGAAACGTGCCCTTGCGTGTTTCTTTCAAGCCGAACTATCGGGAGCTTGGCAAGGCGTTTGGAGAGCAAACGGGTGATGTGCTTACCTTGCTCAAAAAAGAAGAGGCAAAGGTGGTGCAGGCGCTTGAGAAGGCGGGTTTAGGAATAGGCAGTGCAAAGAAGGAGGGTGCGGAGAGGGACGGTCCTGCCGGCAGCGGGGTTTTGTTCTCCCTCGGCGGCTTCGCATTCAGGCAAGAGTTTTTTGAGATTGAGCTCGTTCCTCCTGGGGGGTTTGTTCTTGCGAAGATGGATGATGGTGTGGTATTGCTCAACGTGGAGGAGGATCCTGAACTTGAAGCTGAAGGGTTTGCCAGGGAGGTTGTCAGAAGAGTGCAGGCGCTTCGCAAGCGAGAGGGTCTCTCGAGGGAGCATAAAATTGTTCTGACCGTTGTCACCTCTGCTTGTGGTGAGCTTTCCTCTTGGAAGGAGTATTTGCAAAAGAAAGTTGGCGCGGAGCGTTTAGAGTTGCTGGATAGGCCTCCGAGGGGGTTTGCGCCCTTGGAGCGTTTTGCTATAAAGGGGCGTGACGTGGCTGTCTCTTTTGATCGGTTGTAG
- the lgt gene encoding prolipoprotein diacylglyceryl transferase: MIWLPPTIFSIGPVTIRLYGLVYALSFLAGYVYLKSAAKRGTIPGLREEQVETLLLWLITAMIIGSRTVFFGIYRPDLITADPLRFPLTFLALWEGGMSFHGALAGMIIAALIFCKKHHVSFLSLADAAALPAALALFFGRIANFANGELVGTLTSVPWCIDWSTNPYLTNPPGGCRHPSQLYEAGKNLLIFGILAFLSRRQARSAQPRRSRKTSHKASYTAPSKLRVNTSYVKTSYKEGFIFWNFILLYGLLRFLVNFFRDDPRWLGISTGQALSLLMVLIAAVALIRGKPWKTPAIPKKSRKTEQKPSP; this comes from the coding sequence ATGATTTGGCTGCCACCAACGATCTTCAGCATCGGCCCAGTTACCATACGGCTCTACGGGCTCGTCTATGCACTCAGCTTCCTCGCAGGCTATGTTTACCTCAAGAGTGCAGCCAAGCGAGGAACCATTCCGGGCCTGCGAGAAGAACAAGTAGAGACGCTTCTTCTCTGGCTCATCACAGCAATGATTATTGGATCTCGAACCGTGTTTTTTGGCATCTACCGCCCAGACCTCATCACAGCAGACCCGCTCCGGTTCCCGCTCACCTTCCTCGCCCTCTGGGAAGGAGGCATGTCCTTCCACGGCGCCCTCGCAGGCATGATCATCGCCGCACTCATCTTCTGCAAAAAACACCACGTATCCTTTCTCTCCCTCGCCGACGCTGCAGCACTCCCCGCCGCCCTCGCCCTCTTCTTCGGCCGCATCGCGAACTTCGCAAACGGCGAACTCGTCGGAACACTCACTTCTGTTCCTTGGTGTATCGATTGGAGCACCAACCCCTACCTCACCAACCCTCCCGGCGGTTGCCGCCACCCCAGCCAACTCTACGAAGCAGGAAAAAACCTGCTCATCTTCGGCATTCTCGCTTTTCTCTCTCGCAGGCAAGCAAGAAGCGCGCAACCGAGGCGATCACGCAAAACAAGCCACAAGGCAAGCTACACGGCACCCTCCAAACTGCGTGTTAACACTTCCTACGTTAAGACCTCCTACAAAGAAGGCTTTATTTTTTGGAATTTCATCCTCCTCTATGGCCTCTTGCGCTTCCTCGTCAACTTCTTTCGCGACGATCCGCGCTGGCTTGGAATCAGCACCGGCCAGGCACTCTCCCTCCTCATGGTGCTTATCGCTGCAGTGGCGCTTATTAGAGGAAAACCGTGGAAAACACCGGCCATTCCGAAAAAAAGCAGGAAAACCGAGCAAAAACCTTCGCCGTGA